A genomic segment from Spinacia oleracea cultivar Varoflay chromosome 3, BTI_SOV_V1, whole genome shotgun sequence encodes:
- the LOC110803106 gene encoding jasmonate-induced protein homolog, with the protein MVQLGEKDKAVLTNKDIKNGGQITAMVVGAIRSSFSQRMRKYKEHSWIGSFMARLPEFINGGDGAVFAHKGSKGAVIYGLEQDASPRPLAWILAWSKPDTLGQPNRVYVEGGTLERILSKGWNEIEEDLDKSGTYSQNYDKESGATITARIQDDSEKVAIIDSTYSINDPGMPWP; encoded by the exons ATGGTGCAATTGGGTGAGAAAGATAAGGCTGTGTTGacaaacaaggacatcaaaaaTGGTGGTCAGATTACTGCAATGGTCGTGGGCGCTATAAGAAGCAGTTTCAGCCAACGAATGAGGAAGTACAAAGAGCACAGCTGGATAGGGAGTTTCATGGCGAGGCTTCCAGAGTTCATTAATGGAGGCGATGGGGCTGTGTTTGCGCACAAGGGCTCTAAGGGAGCCGTGATTTATGGTCTCGAGCAAGATGCATCACCTCGTCCTCTTGCATGGATACTGGCCTGGTCCAAACCCGATACCCTTGGTCAACCTAACAGG GTGTATGTGGAGGGTGGGACACTAGAGAGGATCCTTAGCAAGGGTTGGAATGAAATTGAAGAGGATCTTGATAAGTCTGGAACCTACAGTCAAAACTATGACAAGGAATCAGGTGCTACCATAACTGCTCGCATCCAGGACGATAGCGAGAAAGTGGCTATCATCGATTCCACCTACAGTATCAACGACCCAGGGATGCCATGGCCATAA
- the LOC110803099 gene encoding jasmonate-induced protein homolog: protein MAATQQVSAMLSNEEKAIFEKVIAGAKDKSGMEVKGQVVTNGNLVNTIKDKAVLQIIDQHNWSGKPVPLYPEVLPFGEVVQFEHRGPLPEGCKGGVVYADGTDSTARKWLVAFHIPNNEYHHSGDKVYVEAGPIGPIDWNIVEVKLDASEYASSYVDPVFGGKAWAVIHPGSILVAGFTN, encoded by the exons ATGGCAGCAACCCAGCAAGTCTCGGCAATGCTTAGCAACGAAGAAAAGGCTATTTTCGAGAAGGTGATTGCGGGTGCTAAGGATAAATCAGGCATGGAAGTTAAGGGACAAGTTGTTACTAACGGCAACTTGGTTAATACTATTAAGGACAAAGCAGTGTTGCAAATAATTGATCAGCATAATTGGTCTGGGAAACCAGTGCCTCTCTACCCTGAGGTTCTTCCATTTGGTGAAGTTGTCCAATTCGAGCACCGTGGACCCCTTCCAGAAGGCTGTAAGGGTGGAGTAGTTTATGCTGATGGTACCGACTCCACTGCTCGGAAATGGCTTGTGGCTTTTCACATTCCAAACAACGAATACCATCATTCAGGGGACAAG GTTTATGTTGAGGCTGGTCCAATAGGACCAATTGACTGGAACATAGTCGAAGTTAAACTTGATGCATCGGAATATGCAAGTAGCTATGTGGACCCAGTTTTTGGAGGCAAGGCATGGGCTGTGATCCACCCTGGTAGCATTCTTGTTGCGGGGTTTACTAATTAA
- the LOC130470341 gene encoding uncharacterized protein produces MVLSDESDDGSKPRGNFGPFKRKFVLVGVGYPVYSRKWVLVGPPFSEEDEEDEEDEPIEANENEHESEDEDEDSDDSFVKELYEAQYGPGAPGRSEFIKASKGSSLTKRLRVTDPVESTKSPVKVPLASVSTSPKKASTSEFFQKDGDNCAQPPSSPKN; encoded by the coding sequence atggTTCTTTCAGATGAAAGTGACGATGGATCGAAGCCCCGTGGAAATTTTGGTCCATTCAAGAGAAAATTTGTGCTTGTCGGAGTAGGATACCCCGTCTACTCTCGTAAATGGGTGCTTGTCGGACCCCCCTTCagcgaagaagatgaagaagatgaagaagatgagCCGATCGAAGCTAACGAAAATGAGCATGAGTCTGAGGATGAGGATGAAGATTCTGATGATAGCTTCGTGAAGGAATTGTACGAAGCTCAATACGGTCCTGGTGCACCGGGTAGATCTGAGTTCATAAAGGCCAGTAAAGGTTCATCTTTAACAAAACGACTTCGTGTGACAGATCCCGTAGAATCAACAAAAAGCCCAGTAAAAGTTCCTCTTGCTTCTGTTTCTACGAGCCCAAAAAAAGCATCAACCTCAgaatttttccaaaaagatgGTGATAATTGTGCTCAACCACCAAGTTCcccaaaaaattaa
- the LOC110800263 gene encoding uncharacterized protein, which translates to MEADFSPEELYELEQSQLWEDAEFREYQEYQDFDPEEEVCFSDDSDDEIEEIDVVELEVPLKKGVKTKELSNKERAYIAQTLSMQSAIYVANASAEIGGTIHPGKKSVPNFAVKNLATKFNVNRSTISRIWARAKSQILTENIIDVRNQKRGRVGRKAKGFDLEILLAVPIEKRTTIKGLSLALGMSTGTVYRLLKTGQLRAHTNSIKPSLKHHHKIARLQYIMNQVIPGTVNTLPKFSDMYNVIHIDEKWFYMSQETQRFYLFPWEDDPYRACQSKRFISKVMFSSGVARPHICSDGIVLWDGKIGIFPFVEDVAAIRNSKNRDKGTIETKALQSITKEVIRSKMIEDLLPAIKSKWPSNACKDIWIQQDNARPHISPNHREFLEAATQDGFNIRLVNQPAQSPDLNILDLGFFRAIQSIQYKSFPDSVTSLIEAVENAYIALDPKAMNFTWMHLKYCMIEILTVQGGNNYKNPHKGKKKLERLGLLPTEIEVSEKLLEETTNYMNEGYIVNNVIQQNNIHHNVPTTT; encoded by the coding sequence ATGGAGGCAGATTTCAGCCCGGAAGAACTTTACGAGCTTGAGCAGTCACAACTGTGGGAAGACGCAGAATTTCGAGAGTATCAAGAGTATCAAGACTTCGATCCAGAAGAAGAGGTATGTTTTTCAGACGATTCTGatgatgaaattgaagaaattgaTGTTGTTGAGTTAGAAGTCCCATTGAAAAAAGGGGTTAAAACTAAAGAGTTAAGTAACAAAGAAAGAGCATACATTGCACAAACTCTAAGCATGCAGTCTGCTATTTATGTAGCAAATGCGTCAGCAGAAATTGGTGGTACTATTCACCCAGGAAAGAAATCTGTTCCTAACTTTGCAGTAAAAAACCTTGCTACAAAATTCAACGTGAATAGAAGTACAATTAGTAGAATTTGGGCAAGGGCTAAGAGTCAAATACTAACTGAAAATATCATTGATGTTAGAAATCAGAAAAGGGGAAGAGTCGGAAGAAAGGCCAAGGGTTTTGACTTAGAGATTCTACTGGCTGTTCCtatagaaaaaagaacaacaataaaAGGTCTTTCACTTGCACTTGGGATGTCTACTGGAACTGTTTATAGGCTGCTGAAAACAGGACAACTACGGGCTCACACAAATAGCATCAAACCATCACTTAAGCATCATCATAAAATTGCAAGACTTCAATACATAATGAATCAAGTCATTCCAGGAACTGTGAACACACTACCAAAATTTTCTGATATGTATAATGTGATTCACATTGATGAAAAATGGTTTTACATGAGCCAAGAGACTCAAAGATTTTACCTTTTCCCATGGGAAGACGACCCATACAGGGCATGTCAAAGCAAAAGATTCATAAGCAAGGTTATGTTCAGTTCTGGGGTTGCAAGGCCACATATATGTTCAGATGGGATAGTGCTTTGGGATGGGAAGATTGGTATCTTCCCGTTTGTTGAAGATGTGGCAGCTATAAGGAATTCAAAAAACAGAGACAAAGGAACTATTGAAACAAAGGCTCTTCAAAGTATAACCAAGGAGGTCATCAGATCTAAGATGATAGAGGACTTGCTACCTGCTATTAAATCAAAATGGCCATCTAATGCATGCAAAGACATTTGGATACAACAAGATAACGCACGACCACACATAAGTCCAAATCACAGAGAGTTTTTAGAAGCAGCTACACAAGATGGGTTCAACATAAGACTCGTAAACCAGCCAGCTCAAAGTCCAGACCTGAATATATTGGACTTGGGATTTTTCCGAGCAATTCAGTCAATTCAATACAAGTCTTTCCCAGATTCTGTGACCTCTCTAATTGAAGCAGTTGAAAATGCATACATAGCCTTGGATCCCAAAGCAATGAACTTTACATGGATGCATTTAAAATACTgtatgattgaaattttgacggTTCAAGGTGGAAATAATTATAAGAACCCACATAAGGGGAAGAAGAAGCTAGAGAGATTGGGTTTGCTACCTACAGAAATAGAAGTCTCGGAGAAACTTTTGGAAGAAACTACAAACTATATGAATGAGGGGTACATTGTCAACAATGTTATTCAACAGAACAACATTCATCACAATGTTCCAACAACAACTTGA